In the genome of Variibacter gotjawalensis, one region contains:
- the lipA gene encoding lipoyl synthase: MVVVLDHSTKPRHPEKAARADTPILRKPDWIRVKAPGSRGFGDTHKIVRENGLVTVCEEAGCPNIGECWEKKHATFMIMGDTCTRACGFCNVKTGLPGALDLAEPEKVADATAKLGLSHIVVTSVDRDDLADGGAEHFAKTITAIRKACPTTTIEVLTPDFLRKPGALETVVAAKPDVFNHNLETVPSRYLTVRPGARYFHSIRLLQQVKELDPQMFTKSGIMVGLGEERNEVLQLMDDLRSADVDFLTIGQYLQPSRKHVALQRFVTPDEFKAYETIAYTKGFLMVSASPLTRSSHHAGDDFVRLRAAREAQRRS; this comes from the coding sequence TCGGGTCAAGGCGCCGGGCTCGCGCGGCTTTGGCGACACGCATAAGATCGTTCGCGAAAACGGCCTCGTCACGGTCTGCGAAGAGGCCGGCTGCCCGAATATCGGCGAATGCTGGGAAAAGAAGCACGCCACCTTCATGATCATGGGCGACACGTGCACACGCGCGTGCGGCTTCTGCAATGTGAAGACCGGCCTGCCGGGCGCGCTTGATCTTGCCGAACCCGAAAAGGTTGCTGACGCGACCGCGAAGCTCGGCCTCAGCCACATCGTCGTCACGTCGGTCGATCGCGACGATCTCGCAGATGGCGGCGCCGAACATTTCGCCAAAACGATCACGGCAATCCGCAAAGCGTGCCCGACGACAACGATCGAAGTGCTGACTCCGGACTTCTTGCGCAAGCCAGGCGCGCTCGAGACCGTCGTTGCGGCAAAGCCGGACGTCTTCAACCATAATCTCGAAACGGTGCCGTCGCGCTATCTGACGGTGCGACCGGGCGCGCGTTATTTCCATTCGATCCGGTTGCTGCAGCAGGTCAAGGAACTCGACCCGCAGATGTTCACCAAGTCCGGCATCATGGTTGGCCTCGGTGAAGAGCGGAACGAAGTATTGCAGCTGATGGATGATCTGCGCAGCGCGGATGTCGATTTCCTCACCATCGGCCAGTATCTGCAGCCGAGCCGTAAACACGTCGCACTTCAGCGCTTCGTCACACCGGATGAATTCAAGGCTTACGAGACGATTGCGTACACCAAGGGCTTCCTGATGGTGTCGGCGTCACCGCTGACGCGTTCATCGCACCACGCCGGCGACGACTTTGTGCGCCTCCGTGCTGCCCGCGAAGCGCAGCGCCGCTCCTGA